GTATCCCGGGTCGGATAATAATATTGACAAGTGAACCTGTGTATGGTAATGTTTGCGAAATCGTTATCATGGATGAAGGGGGATTTCCTTTATGGCGTCTATGAAAGATGTGGCAAAACTGGCCGGTGTCTCTGTCTCTACTGTATCACGTGTGATAAGTGGTGCCATGAAGGTAGAAGAACCCACAAAGAAAAAAGTGGTAGAGGCCATAAGAAAAGTCGATTATAAGCCGAATCTTATGGCTCAGGGATTGAGAATCAAGAAGGGGAATATGATCGGCTTTATTGTGCCGGAAATAAGTCACCCCAGTTTTGTTAATTTTATCAATTATGCTGAAAAATATGCTTCTCATAAATCTCTGAGCCTGATTGTCTGCAATACTCATAATGACCCGAAGAAAGCCGCCGAAGCCTTTGATAATCTTCTGAGACGGAATATTAACGGGATCATTCTATCCAGAGTTTCTGATGAAAGTCAGGTCCTGAATTTCATCTCTAAAACAGATACACCCGTCATCATCATTGATCGGGCGCTGAATCATGAAAATCTCCCCAATCTGATCCTGGATAATTATAAAGCCGGAAAAATAGCGGCAGAACACTTTCTACGGGCAGGACACAGGCATATCGCCTGTGTAACGGGGTCTCAGAAAATCCTTTTGGTCCGGGAAAGACTCAATGGTTTTCGTGACACCCTGCAAGAGAACGGGATAGTACTGGAGGACAATCATGTATTTGAAGGGGCCTTTACATTTGAAACAGGCGTGAAGGCTGTGCACCTGTTTGAGGAGCTGAACAGTGATGTGGATGCTGTCTGGGCACAAAGCGATATTATCGCGGCCGGGTTGATCGCATCTTATCAGAGGATCGGCCGGCATATTCCCGAAGATGTTGCCATAATCGGTATGGATGACATCTCTCTTTCCACAATGATTTACCCCACAATTACATCCATTAAACAGCCCTATGAAGAGATGAGCCGCAAGGCTGTTGAGATTATTGATACTCTTGCGGACGGAGGCAGCCTTGATCGATCTCATTTCGTTTTTGAACCTGAACTGATCGTGAGGGAGTCGGCACCCTAAATTTTTTTGATTCACATGATAACGATTGCGTAATCGTTATCATGTGAGAGAAGAGTTCTGAAAATGAAGAGTCGTATTATCAAGGATACCTTTGCCGAGAGACGGTTAAGAATGCATCCTCATGTCTATTTTATGAAGCGAAATGGACCGTCTGGCACAATATAAAGGAAGGGTGAAGAATTGGAAAAGAAAAACAAAGTGATTGCCTGTCCGTTCCCTCAAAAGCTTAGTCATATTTTCTCAGATGAGAGGATGTCCGCAATGAATGAACTCGTCGACTTCAGGTATCTGGGGGATGGCAGAGTCAATTATAAAGAGCTTGATAAACAGTTACCTGATGCTTTTGCATTGATCGGGCAGATGGATATGCCCCGGGAAAGGCTTCTGAAGGCTCCCGGTTTGAAAGTGATTTTCAATGTGGAAGGGAATTTCTATCAGAATATAGATTACGACTATTGTTTTGAAAAGAATATACATGTGCTGAACTGCGGAGTGGTCTATTCAAAGCCTGTAGCGGAGATGGGTTTGTGTTTCGCCCTCGATCTGGCCCGGGGTGTCACGAGGGAAGACAGACAATTCCGCCAGGGAAAAGAAACATATCTGGGAGACAGCTGCAAAGATTCCGTTCTTCTTTCAGGAAGTGATGTGGGATTCATCGGATTCGGTAATCTGGGAAGAGCCTTGCTGAAACTACTTCAGCCATTCAACTGCAGAATTAAAATATATGATCCCTGGATACCCGACAGTGTCATCCTTGAAAACAACTGCATTCCCGCAGCTCTCGATGATGTTCTCTCGGGTTCTCAGTTTATTTTTGTACTGGCGGGTGTGACAAAAGACAATCAGGGATTTTTAAATAAAGATAAGTTTTCCCTCATACGGCCCGATGCATTTTTTATGCTCCTCAGCAGGGCTTCGGTCGTCGACTTTGATTCTTTGACAGACTTTGTATCCAGAGGAAAATTCTCTGCGGCTGTTGATGTCTTTCCCGAGGAACCCATGACGGCGGACCATCCCGTCAGAAGTATCAACAATATGATCCTGTCTCCTCACAGAGCAGGAGGCATTCCCTGGGCATTTAATTTGATCGGAGAAATGCTTATGGATGATCTGTCCCTTTTGATGAGAGGACTCCCTCCGGTCAGAATGCAGAGAGCTCTTTATGAAACAGTCAGGAATCTTGTGAGTAAACCTGCCGGTTGAAAGCTGTTGTATGGATTAAATGACATAGGATGAAAAAATGGCGGATAAATTGAATTTCAAGCAGGAATTGACATCTCTTTTCGGGAAACCGGTTTCGGAAAATCCCACACAGCTGATGATCGAAGCGGCCTATGCTCATCATAACCTGGATTGGCGGTATTTGACAATTGAAGTGGATAGTCAGGATCTGGGTGATGCCGTCCGGGGGATGCGAGCCATGAATTTTCGGGGAGGTAATTGCACCATACCCCACAAAGTGGATGTCATTCAGTATCTGGACAGACTGGGGGAGAGTGCGGCATTGATGGGTGCGGTGAATTGTATCGTGCGGGAAGGGGATGAGCTGGTCGGACAGAATACCGACGGGAAGGGCTTCTTATCTTCATTGAGAGAGGTTCTGAATCCCGGTGGGAAAAATATTGTGATTTTCGGAGCCGGTGGAGCCGCCAGAGCTATAGGAGTGGAGCTGGCGCTGGCAGGAGTAACTCGCATAACCGTTGTGAACCGGAGCAGGGAACGGGGAGAGGATCTGGTGGATCTGCTGAATAAAAAGACAGGCACGGCAGCGGATTATGTAAAGTGGAATGGGGATTATGATATCCCGATGGGTACAGATGTTGTGATTAACGCCACGAGTATCGGATTATATCCCGATATCGGGGCTGTTTTACCCTTGAATATGGATTCCTTGACCGAGGCTATGGTTGTAGCGGATGTTATTCCCAATCCGCCTGAAACACAACTGCTGCGGTATGCGAAAAAAAGGGGCTGCAGAGTGATCGATGGATTGGGAATGCTTGTAGCCCAGGGTGTGATCGGTTTTGAATACTGGACCGGTTTCAAACCGGACACGGATGTCATGAAAAAGGTATTGAAGGAGGTCTTTGAGAGCATTTGATAACGAGGAATTATAGTTTTTAATATCTCATCTAATTCAATCTAAATATATATATGATATGAATATAAAAATGAATAATGAAGGTGCTTTATACTCTTTAGATTGAATTTTCATAAGAACTGGACCGACATGGAAATTGTCTGCTTTCACAGGGGTATAATAAACATCCATTTGTAAATAAAAATTGACTTGTGAGTCAGGCCAGATTAAAATTCAGTCGGTTACACAAATGAATCATTAAGGAGATTCTTATGAAAAAATTATTTGTTTTTATCTGTATCGTGGCATTCATTGCCCCTGTTCTGATCTTTGCGGGAGGACAGAAGGACGCTGAAGATGATGGTGAAATTGTAATAGGAATGACCGTTCCCGGACTTCAGTTTCCTTTCTTTGTAACTATGGCCGATGAGGCAAAAGCAAAAGCAGCCGAACTGGGAATGACTTTGCTTATTCACGACTCTCAGAACCAGTCATCAACACAGATGTCCGGAATGGAAAATTTCATGGCCCAGAAAGTCGACGGTATTCTCATCTCTCCCATGACCACCGACTCTCTGGTTCCGGCTATAGAAGCAGCCATTGCGGGGGGGATTCCCGTCGCTACAGTAGACCGGCAGTCAAACAGCGATTTAGTCCTGATCCATGTCGGAGCTGATAATATTGAGGGAGGCCGCTCGGCCGCTCGTTTTATAATCGAAAAACTGGGAGGCAAAGGTAAGGTCATCGAGCTGGAAGGGACTCCTGGTTCTTCCGCAGCCATTGACCGTAAGGCCGGTTTTGATGAAATCATGAGTCAATCCGATGTCGAGGTTATAGTCAGCCAGACGGCTGAATTCTCTCGTTCTGAAGGACAGAATGTTATGGAGGACCTTATAATCGCTTATCCTGATTTTGATGCAGTCTTCGGTGCCAATGATGAAATGATCATCGGGGCAATTGAAGCCATGTCTGCAGCGGGGCTTGATCTTTCCACCATCATCACAGTCGGCTTTGATGCGACAACCGATGCTTTCTCCTATATGAACGATGGTATGCTGAGCGCGACGATTGACCAGT
The sequence above is a segment of the Oceanispirochaeta sp. M1 genome. Coding sequences within it:
- a CDS encoding LacI family DNA-binding transcriptional regulator; this encodes MASMKDVAKLAGVSVSTVSRVISGAMKVEEPTKKKVVEAIRKVDYKPNLMAQGLRIKKGNMIGFIVPEISHPSFVNFINYAEKYASHKSLSLIVCNTHNDPKKAAEAFDNLLRRNINGIILSRVSDESQVLNFISKTDTPVIIIDRALNHENLPNLILDNYKAGKIAAEHFLRAGHRHIACVTGSQKILLVRERLNGFRDTLQENGIVLEDNHVFEGAFTFETGVKAVHLFEELNSDVDAVWAQSDIIAAGLIASYQRIGRHIPEDVAIIGMDDISLSTMIYPTITSIKQPYEEMSRKAVEIIDTLADGGSLDRSHFVFEPELIVRESAP
- a CDS encoding NAD(P)-dependent oxidoreductase, whose protein sequence is MNELVDFRYLGDGRVNYKELDKQLPDAFALIGQMDMPRERLLKAPGLKVIFNVEGNFYQNIDYDYCFEKNIHVLNCGVVYSKPVAEMGLCFALDLARGVTREDRQFRQGKETYLGDSCKDSVLLSGSDVGFIGFGNLGRALLKLLQPFNCRIKIYDPWIPDSVILENNCIPAALDDVLSGSQFIFVLAGVTKDNQGFLNKDKFSLIRPDAFFMLLSRASVVDFDSLTDFVSRGKFSAAVDVFPEEPMTADHPVRSINNMILSPHRAGGIPWAFNLIGEMLMDDLSLLMRGLPPVRMQRALYETVRNLVSKPAG
- the aroE gene encoding shikimate dehydrogenase — its product is MADKLNFKQELTSLFGKPVSENPTQLMIEAAYAHHNLDWRYLTIEVDSQDLGDAVRGMRAMNFRGGNCTIPHKVDVIQYLDRLGESAALMGAVNCIVREGDELVGQNTDGKGFLSSLREVLNPGGKNIVIFGAGGAARAIGVELALAGVTRITVVNRSRERGEDLVDLLNKKTGTAADYVKWNGDYDIPMGTDVVINATSIGLYPDIGAVLPLNMDSLTEAMVVADVIPNPPETQLLRYAKKRGCRVIDGLGMLVAQGVIGFEYWTGFKPDTDVMKKVLKEVFESI
- a CDS encoding substrate-binding domain-containing protein, coding for MKKLFVFICIVAFIAPVLIFAGGQKDAEDDGEIVIGMTVPGLQFPFFVTMADEAKAKAAELGMTLLIHDSQNQSSTQMSGMENFMAQKVDGILISPMTTDSLVPAIEAAIAGGIPVATVDRQSNSDLVLIHVGADNIEGGRSAARFIIEKLGGKGKVIELEGTPGSSAAIDRKAGFDEIMSQSDVEVIVSQTAEFSRSEGQNVMEDLIIAYPDFDAVFGANDEMIIGAIEAMSAAGLDLSTIITVGFDATTDAFSYMNDGMLSATIDQFPGQQAGLALQVLYDNITSGKKPAKSTVYINPLPVTE